In Nitrospira sp., a single genomic region encodes these proteins:
- a CDS encoding DEAD/DEAH box helicase: MHTTVHTSFDALGLSEALLRDLTQAGFIHPTAIQAEAIPHAIAGRDVLGCAQTGTGKTAAFVIPLIERLAADPKDHPRALILAPTRELAIQIQQTIDRLGKHMRIFATTLVGGADMPAQVRGLRQRPDILVATPGRLLDHMWNGTVNLGLIDILVLDEADRMLDMGFAPQIDQILVALPEERQTLLFSATLPADLTRLVEANVKDPVHVMVARPATTADGVTQSLHHTSHDRKPGLLISLLRNETETVLVFTGTKHRADRLGRVLGEAGHKVAVLHGDRNLSQRRAALEGFKRGTFRVLVATDIAARGIDVANIGHVVNYDLPHSPEDYVHRIGRTARMKTTGRATSFVTADDREQLRAIEQLLGQSVPVATGSPAASSVGSGSTARPAHRHHRGSGRRPGVQSNLPCA, from the coding sequence GTGCACACGACTGTTCACACGAGTTTTGACGCTCTCGGCTTGTCCGAGGCACTGCTCCGAGACCTGACTCAAGCGGGTTTCATTCATCCCACGGCCATTCAGGCCGAGGCCATTCCCCACGCCATCGCGGGTCGCGACGTGCTGGGCTGCGCGCAAACCGGCACGGGCAAGACGGCGGCCTTCGTGATTCCCTTGATCGAACGGCTGGCGGCCGATCCCAAAGATCACCCGCGCGCCCTGATCTTGGCGCCGACGAGAGAGCTGGCGATCCAGATTCAGCAGACCATCGACCGGCTCGGCAAGCACATGCGCATCTTTGCGACCACGTTGGTCGGCGGCGCCGACATGCCGGCGCAGGTGCGCGGGCTTCGCCAGCGACCGGATATTTTGGTCGCCACGCCCGGTCGCCTGCTGGACCACATGTGGAACGGCACGGTCAATCTGGGACTGATCGACATTCTGGTGCTGGACGAGGCGGACCGGATGCTGGATATGGGCTTTGCGCCGCAGATCGACCAAATTCTGGTTGCCTTGCCGGAAGAGCGGCAAACACTCCTGTTCTCCGCCACTCTACCGGCAGACCTGACGCGACTGGTTGAGGCAAATGTCAAGGATCCGGTCCACGTCATGGTGGCGCGACCCGCCACGACGGCCGACGGTGTCACGCAGTCGCTGCACCACACCTCGCATGATCGAAAGCCGGGGCTCTTGATCTCGCTGCTCCGAAACGAAACAGAGACGGTCCTCGTCTTCACGGGCACGAAGCACCGCGCGGATCGGCTGGGTCGCGTGCTGGGCGAGGCGGGACACAAGGTCGCCGTGCTGCACGGCGACCGAAACCTCTCGCAGAGACGGGCGGCGCTGGAGGGGTTCAAACGCGGGACATTCCGCGTCCTCGTGGCGACGGATATCGCGGCCCGCGGCATCGACGTGGCGAACATCGGGCATGTCGTGAACTACGATCTTCCGCACAGTCCCGAAGACTACGTTCATCGCATCGGACGCACGGCCCGCATGAAGACCACCGGGAGAGCGACCAGCTTTGTGACGGCCGACGATCGAGAACAACTCCGGGCGATCGAACAGTTGCTCGGTCAATCGGTTCCGGTCGCGACGGGGAGTCCGGCGGCCTCATCCGTCGGTTCCGGCTCGACCGCAAGGCCGGCTCATCGTCACCACAGAGGGTCCGGAAGACGACCCGGCGTCCAGTCGAATCTTCCCTGCGCCTGA
- a CDS encoding DUF4926 domain-containing protein, which yields MIQELEDVILECDLPKHDLRRGDIGTVVLVHRGGEGYEVEFTTLNGETVAVVTLLAAQVRPAHQREIAHARELAGSAS from the coding sequence ATGATTCAGGAGTTAGAAGACGTGATTTTGGAGTGTGACCTTCCCAAGCACGACCTGAGGCGTGGCGATATCGGCACCGTCGTGCTCGTTCATCGGGGCGGCGAAGGCTACGAGGTTGAATTTACGACGTTGAATGGCGAGACCGTGGCGGTCGTGACGCTCTTGGCCGCTCAGGTTCGTCCGGCTCATCAGCGTGAGATTGCCCATGCGCGCGAATTGGCCGGGTCCGCATCGTAA
- a CDS encoding YgiT-type zinc finger protein yields the protein MTKCIDCKGRMVRGTAPFSLDRKGYHVSWDAVPAWVCTQCGEPYFESREVELIQKALAGLDRKSSALAAPVHRRRSHSEML from the coding sequence ATGACGAAATGTATCGACTGCAAAGGCCGGATGGTGAGAGGGACCGCTCCCTTTAGTCTGGATCGAAAAGGTTATCACGTCTCCTGGGATGCGGTGCCCGCCTGGGTCTGCACGCAATGCGGCGAGCCCTACTTCGAGTCGCGAGAGGTCGAACTGATTCAGAAGGCCTTAGCCGGCCTCGACCGGAAAAGTTCCGCCTTGGCTGCACCGGTCCATCGCCGTCGAAGCCATAGCGAAATGCTATGA
- a CDS encoding HEPN domain-containing protein, which produces MTPDQAALLRKAQASLRAAQLLAGERLFDFAVSRAYYTMFYVAEALLLGQGLSFSKHSAVLAAFGEHLAKPAVVPSQFHKYLLDGEDSRHVGDYDLGPGLSAVDAAEQISRAQEFLDLAARLLGPLPPSDSP; this is translated from the coding sequence ATGACGCCTGATCAGGCGGCGTTGCTTCGTAAGGCCCAGGCCAGCCTTCGTGCAGCTCAACTCCTGGCCGGTGAGAGGCTCTTTGACTTTGCCGTGTCTCGTGCGTACTACACCATGTTTTACGTGGCAGAAGCGTTGTTGCTGGGGCAGGGTCTCTCGTTTTCCAAGCATTCGGCTGTGCTGGCCGCGTTCGGAGAACACCTTGCCAAGCCGGCGGTTGTTCCCTCGCAGTTTCACAAGTACTTGCTTGACGGCGAGGATAGCCGTCATGTCGGTGATTATGATCTCGGGCCCGGGTTATCGGCCGTGGACGCTGCCGAGCAGATTAGTCGGGCGCAGGAGTTCTTGGATTTGGCCGCACGGCTCCTCGGCCCGCTTCCGCCGTCAGACTCACCATAG
- a CDS encoding PEGA domain-containing protein, protein MWNSTGVVLTLYAVLSGCGSIIHGSRQAVSFNTTPAGATVQLQNGTRFATPYTADLRRAEDYTVTIEKDGYEAERITIKRDFNAIATILGNILWIDPGVIVDVMVGGAWTLDPEHINVQLVAQKTKSE, encoded by the coding sequence ATGTGGAACTCGACCGGCGTCGTGCTGACGCTCTATGCAGTCCTGAGTGGCTGCGGCTCCATCATTCATGGCAGCAGACAAGCGGTCTCATTCAATACCACTCCAGCCGGGGCGACTGTTCAACTCCAGAACGGCACCAGATTCGCGACTCCGTATACCGCCGATCTACGTCGCGCAGAGGATTACACCGTCACGATAGAAAAAGACGGCTATGAAGCGGAGAGGATCACGATCAAGCGAGATTTCAACGCTATCGCCACTATTCTTGGAAATATTCTTTGGATCGATCCCGGCGTGATCGTGGATGTGATGGTCGGAGGGGCTTGGACTCTTGATCCCGAACATATCAACGTGCAATTGGTTGCCCAGAAAACCAAATCCGAATAA
- a CDS encoding YbaK/EbsC family protein encodes MPISPTLKSHLDREHVHYDVLPHKRTFRATAIAQTLHTLEREMAKVVIVKVDGRFVTTVLQASWNVDLHRLRKIFMTRHVRLATEEELTRLFPDCELGAMPPLGTLYGLPVYVDRSLTDDEEIVFEAGTHSDAIRMRYWDFAALVFPVVAEFHCPPAAMR; translated from the coding sequence TTGCCCATTTCACCAACACTCAAAAGCCATCTCGATCGTGAACATGTTCATTACGATGTATTACCCCACAAGCGGACATTCCGCGCTACTGCCATCGCCCAGACGCTCCATACATTAGAACGAGAGATGGCCAAGGTTGTGATCGTCAAGGTGGACGGGCGGTTCGTGACAACGGTGCTGCAGGCAAGCTGGAACGTGGATCTCCATCGCCTCAGGAAGATCTTCATGACCCGCCATGTGCGGCTCGCAACCGAGGAGGAGCTTACACGACTCTTCCCGGATTGCGAACTGGGCGCAATGCCGCCTCTCGGCACCCTCTATGGGCTTCCTGTGTATGTTGACCGGTCGCTCACGGATGATGAGGAGATTGTCTTTGAAGCCGGCACACATTCAGATGCGATTCGCATGCGCTACTGGGACTTTGCCGCGCTCGTGTTTCCAGTGGTGGCGGAGTTCCACTGTCCGCCGGCCGCGATGAGATGA
- a CDS encoding DUF4419 domain-containing protein produces the protein MSDLTVRQSDHASILHRSANEICFRVDDVEPSARRSSLRRAKSKVEETLGRPLLAFSHDASSKVIWGPEVGEHGLVNAVHLAFSEHRPLILTPDVIWLALAQGFAQHINNHAEALRSRFVDHKGRVSLSVSVLEIPSSEEWPDVVEQWSAGIEAHVRADLYQRLICNFSTTTAITRTASQVAMMNAFQQYFEYELMCICGIPSVTLKGTVDDWVEIRARVDLMADYHLEWWTDRIKHICDALVESAEGAPSLPFWRHIYKPKEVYGGNVMTGWLANLFPYVKDYRTNAPTVRNPFLSIRQEEVTIEEGISPGIVPNGLSRAPVVVRFQGTDAALDFDLIAGFIGVKGHHATGHVEPDIGWAVCKQVT, from the coding sequence ATGAGCGATCTCACCGTACGCCAAAGCGATCACGCCTCAATTCTTCACCGATCGGCGAACGAAATCTGCTTTCGTGTCGATGATGTCGAACCAAGTGCCCGGCGATCGAGCTTGAGACGCGCCAAATCCAAAGTCGAAGAAACTCTGGGCCGACCGCTGCTGGCCTTTAGTCATGATGCTTCGTCTAAGGTTATTTGGGGGCCAGAAGTCGGGGAGCATGGCCTTGTGAACGCCGTTCATCTTGCATTCAGCGAACATCGGCCTTTGATTCTGACGCCGGATGTGATTTGGCTGGCGCTCGCTCAGGGCTTTGCCCAACACATTAACAATCACGCGGAAGCGCTCCGGTCCCGGTTTGTTGATCACAAGGGAAGGGTCAGTCTTTCTGTAAGCGTCCTAGAGATTCCTAGCAGTGAGGAATGGCCTGATGTGGTCGAACAATGGAGCGCTGGAATCGAAGCCCATGTCCGAGCTGACCTTTATCAACGGCTCATCTGTAACTTCAGCACCACAACCGCGATCACGAGAACCGCCAGTCAGGTGGCCATGATGAACGCGTTTCAGCAGTATTTCGAATACGAGCTCATGTGCATTTGTGGGATTCCGTCGGTAACGTTGAAAGGCACAGTTGATGACTGGGTAGAGATTCGAGCACGCGTCGATCTGATGGCCGACTACCATCTCGAATGGTGGACGGACCGCATCAAGCATATCTGTGATGCGCTAGTTGAATCAGCCGAAGGCGCTCCCTCACTTCCGTTTTGGCGTCATATTTACAAGCCTAAGGAGGTCTATGGGGGCAATGTTATGACCGGCTGGCTTGCAAATCTCTTTCCGTATGTGAAGGACTATCGGACAAATGCGCCGACGGTCAGAAATCCATTCTTGAGTATTCGGCAGGAAGAAGTGACAATCGAAGAAGGGATCTCACCAGGAATTGTGCCTAACGGCCTTTCTCGGGCCCCAGTTGTCGTGAGATTCCAGGGGACGGATGCAGCATTGGATTTCGATCTTATCGCAGGATTTATCGGGGTTAAGGGGCATCACGCGACGGGACACGTTGAACCCGATATCGGTTGGGCTGTGTGCAAACAAGTCACATGA
- a CDS encoding SDR family oxidoreductase — protein sequence MQRCFSRHARSSRQVKDHLPLGRIAQPEEAAYGMLYLASDEAACVTGTELVIDGGFTAR from the coding sequence ATGCAGAGGTGCTTCTCCCGCCATGCGCGAAGCAGCCGGCAGGTCAAAGACCATCTTCCCCTTGGTCGCATCGCGCAGCCGGAAGAAGCCGCCTATGGCATGCTGTATCTGGCGTCCGACGAAGCCGCGTGTGTGACCGGCACCGAACTGGTCATCGATGGAGGATTCACGGCACGGTAA
- a CDS encoding DUF2283 domain-containing protein has product MAEKVKVWFDPDADYLEVQFREAPGFMRATAHDALMERVDEQGHVLGFSVLGVSRFKKDHPLEAELMTGS; this is encoded by the coding sequence ATGGCCGAAAAAGTGAAAGTCTGGTTCGATCCGGACGCGGACTATCTCGAAGTGCAGTTCCGTGAGGCGCCTGGCTTCATGCGAGCGACGGCGCACGACGCGCTCATGGAGCGGGTCGACGAGCAGGGGCATGTGCTGGGCTTCAGCGTCCTTGGCGTGAGCCGTTTCAAAAAGGATCATCCTCTGGAAGCTGAACTGATGACCGGCTCTTAA
- a CDS encoding DUF4926 domain-containing protein, with product MIKEHDRVVLAATVPAEGLVAGDVGTVVHVYRDGQAYEVEFTTLEGKTAAVITVEAAQVRPVGKREITHARELASR from the coding sequence ATGATTAAAGAACACGATCGAGTGGTGTTGGCTGCGACCGTGCCCGCCGAAGGGCTTGTGGCAGGCGACGTGGGTACAGTGGTGCATGTCTATCGGGATGGCCAGGCGTACGAGGTGGAGTTCACCACCCTGGAAGGGAAGACTGCTGCGGTCATTACGGTGGAAGCTGCCCAGGTCCGCCCTGTGGGCAAGCGCGAGATCACCCACGCCCGTGAGCTGGCTTCGCGATAA
- a CDS encoding class I SAM-dependent DNA methyltransferase, producing the protein MSPSAIVSKLWNYCNVLRDDGMSYGDYVEQLTYLLFLKMADERTKPPYLPASGAGKPASIVPDKYSWHSLLKKDGDELFDHYRHSLEKLGNEKGLLGLIFNKSQNKFQDPAKLRRLIVDLIDKEDWSAMSADVKGEAYEGLLQKNAEDVKGGAGQYFTPRPLIEKVVEAVAPKPGETICDPARGTGGFLLAAHDYVVRHNPNLTKPQKKKLKEETLKGYELVQSVVRLCAMNLLLHGIGSQDFEAIEAADSLASDPGERFNLVLTNPPFGKKSSYTVVGQDGEVSKERETYERDDFWATTSNKQLNFVQHVKTILAVNGRAAVVVPDNVLFEGGAGETVRRKLLHNCDVHTLLRLPTGLFYAQGVKANVLFFDKKPASETPWTKKLWIYDLRTNQHFTLKTNPLKREDLDDFVRCYHPANRHDRKPTWTDKMKDALPAQTGQFAGRWRAYGYDDLIARDKASLDIFWLKDESLEASDNLPNPDVIAQEIVDDLEAALEQFRLIANDLGRDEMKTHD; encoded by the coding sequence ATGAGTCCATCGGCTATCGTCAGCAAGCTTTGGAATTACTGCAATGTGCTTCGGGATGATGGAATGTCGTATGGCGATTACGTCGAGCAGTTGACCTATCTGCTGTTCCTCAAGATGGCCGACGAACGGACGAAGCCGCCATACCTGCCTGCCTCTGGCGCAGGCAAGCCAGCCAGCATTGTTCCCGACAAATACAGTTGGCACAGCCTGCTCAAGAAGGACGGCGATGAGCTGTTCGATCACTACCGCCACAGTTTGGAAAAGCTCGGCAACGAGAAGGGCCTCCTCGGGCTGATTTTCAATAAGTCGCAAAACAAATTCCAAGACCCCGCCAAACTACGCCGCCTGATCGTGGACCTCATCGACAAAGAGGACTGGTCGGCGATGAGCGCCGACGTGAAAGGCGAGGCCTACGAAGGCCTACTCCAAAAGAACGCCGAGGACGTGAAGGGTGGGGCAGGCCAGTACTTCACGCCGCGTCCGCTGATTGAAAAAGTCGTGGAAGCGGTCGCTCCCAAACCTGGCGAGACAATCTGCGACCCGGCCCGTGGAACGGGTGGGTTCTTGCTTGCCGCGCACGACTATGTGGTGAGGCACAATCCGAATCTGACCAAGCCTCAAAAGAAGAAGCTGAAGGAAGAAACACTCAAAGGCTATGAGTTGGTCCAGAGTGTCGTCCGTCTCTGCGCCATGAATCTGCTCCTGCACGGCATCGGCTCGCAGGACTTCGAGGCCATCGAAGCGGCCGACTCACTCGCCTCCGATCCAGGCGAACGGTTCAACCTCGTGCTCACCAATCCTCCGTTCGGCAAGAAGAGCAGCTATACGGTCGTCGGGCAGGATGGTGAAGTCTCCAAAGAGCGCGAGACTTACGAGCGCGACGACTTTTGGGCCACGACCTCTAACAAGCAACTGAACTTCGTCCAGCATGTGAAGACCATCCTCGCGGTGAATGGCCGCGCTGCCGTGGTCGTACCGGACAACGTGCTATTCGAAGGCGGGGCAGGGGAAACGGTTCGGCGGAAATTGCTGCATAACTGCGACGTGCACACGCTGCTCCGTCTGCCTACAGGCCTTTTCTATGCGCAAGGCGTGAAGGCCAACGTCCTCTTCTTCGACAAGAAGCCGGCGAGTGAAACGCCCTGGACCAAGAAACTCTGGATCTACGATCTCCGCACCAACCAGCACTTCACGCTCAAAACCAACCCGCTCAAGCGAGAAGATCTCGATGATTTTGTCCGTTGTTATCACCCGGCCAATCGTCATGATCGAAAGCCTACCTGGACAGACAAGATGAAGGACGCCTTGCCTGCGCAAACTGGTCAGTTTGCAGGCAGGTGGCGTGCCTACGGCTACGACGACCTCATCGCCCGCGACAAAGCCAGCCTCGACATCTTCTGGCTCAAAGACGAATCCCTCGAAGCCTCCGACAACCTTCCCAATCCGGATGTCATCGCCCAAGAGATCGTGGACGACCTAGAAGCAGCGCTCGAACAGTTTCGATTGATCGCAAATGACCTCGGCCGCGACGAAATGAAAACTCATGATTGA
- a CDS encoding DUF2283 domain-containing protein produces MKLTYDPRYNIAYLRLHAKTAEVETIHVSDEINVDLAPDGTVYGIELLNANIQLAREDAGQLVLQNEATGERTAVKLPIA; encoded by the coding sequence ATGAAACTCACCTACGACCCCCGCTACAACATCGCGTATCTCCGTCTCCACGCCAAGACGGCGGAAGTCGAGACCATTCACGTGAGCGACGAGATCAATGTTGATCTCGCCCCCGATGGCACGGTGTATGGGATCGAACTGCTCAATGCCAACATACAACTGGCTCGAGAAGACGCGGGACAGCTCGTGCTTCAGAACGAGGCGACCGGTGAACGGACTGCGGTCAAGCTGCCGATCGCCTGA
- a CDS encoding nucleotidyltransferase domain-containing protein: MSEMVHAIVKELRRRLEALYGPRLARMVLYGSQARGDAEVGSDIDVLVVLQGPVSPGEEIARTSDIIASLSLTHGVVLSRAFVSSDRFEREQSPLLMNIRREGVAV, from the coding sequence ATGAGCGAGATGGTTCATGCGATCGTGAAAGAATTACGCCGACGGCTTGAGGCGTTGTATGGCCCTCGTCTGGCACGGATGGTGCTGTACGGTTCGCAGGCGCGTGGCGATGCCGAAGTGGGTTCGGATATCGATGTGCTTGTCGTCTTGCAAGGGCCGGTGTCTCCTGGGGAGGAGATCGCCCGAACCAGTGATATCATTGCCTCGCTTTCTCTGACGCATGGTGTCGTGCTCTCGCGCGCGTTTGTGTCATCGGACCGGTTCGAACGTGAACAGAGCCCCTTGCTCATGAATATTCGGCGCGAAGGCGTTGCAGTATGA
- a CDS encoding DUF4926 domain-containing protein, whose protein sequence is MTVQIRLLDVVALTEDIPDRGLQRGQVGTVVESLRPGVFEVEFVDNDGRTYAMLPLKSSQLLVLHYQPA, encoded by the coding sequence ATGACTGTACAGATTCGCCTACTTGATGTGGTGGCGCTGACCGAGGATATCCCTGATCGTGGTTTGCAGCGCGGACAAGTCGGGACCGTTGTGGAATCGCTGAGGCCTGGTGTCTTTGAAGTGGAGTTCGTGGATAACGATGGTAGAACTTATGCCATGCTTCCGTTGAAATCCAGTCAACTGCTCGTGTTGCACTATCAGCCTGCGTGA
- a CDS encoding transposase codes for MLYEVLEQRPVSARGPVLADEVIRLTGLHASDRCPVPLRQVSIWDEVQQRRLTFLTNLMHLTASTIAALYKERWQIELLFKALQQHLKIKTFVGTTVNAVQVQIWIALLAMLLLKFLQLKSTWPWSLSNLAALLRFNLLIDRDRWAWLNAPFDCPLRTPALTQGRLFTT; via the coding sequence ATGCTCTATGAGGTCCTGGAGCAGCGTCCGGTGTCGGCCCGTGGCCCAGTGCTGGCTGATGAGGTCATTCGCCTGACCGGCTTGCATGCCTCCGACCGGTGTCCCGTGCCGCTGCGGCAGGTGAGCATCTGGGATGAGGTGCAGCAGCGCCGGCTGACGTTTCTGACGAACCTCATGCACCTGACCGCCAGCACGATCGCCGCCCTCTATAAGGAGCGGTGGCAGATCGAACTCTTGTTCAAAGCGCTCCAGCAGCATCTGAAGATCAAGACCTTCGTGGGGACCACGGTGAACGCCGTGCAGGTGCAGATCTGGATCGCGTTGCTCGCGATGCTGCTGCTGAAGTTCTTGCAGCTCAAGTCCACGTGGCCCTGGAGCCTCTCGAACCTCGCGGCGCTGCTCCGCTTCAACCTGTTGATCGATCGGGATCGGTGGGCGTGGCTCAATGCGCCCTTTGACTGCCCGCTGCGCACACCAGCGCTCACACAGGGGAGACTGTTCACCACATGA